One Lusitaniella coriacea LEGE 07157 DNA window includes the following coding sequences:
- a CDS encoding YggT family protein encodes MPDDDNQYQEDIQQEKRRQEKLRQEQLQRERLRQEQLRLQEEERNLSTARRREVVVRAIQAIYYLTGALAILLTLRLLLSLFGANPDNQFARVIYALSTPFIAPFNNLFGTPVFEGSVFEVNVLVAMGVYALLTWLVVRLIWLIWN; translated from the coding sequence ATGCCAGACGACGACAATCAATATCAAGAAGACATTCAACAGGAAAAACGACGACAGGAAAAACTCCGGCAAGAGCAGTTGCAGCGAGAACGGTTGCGCCAAGAACAATTGCGCTTGCAAGAAGAAGAACGAAACCTCTCGACGGCTCGACGCAGAGAGGTTGTCGTGCGCGCGATTCAGGCGATTTATTACCTCACGGGGGCGCTAGCCATTTTATTGACGCTTCGCCTCCTGTTGAGCTTGTTTGGTGCCAATCCGGACAACCAATTTGCTCGCGTTATCTACGCCCTATCTACGCCTTTTATTGCTCCTTTTAATAACCTCTTCGGTACGCCAGTCTTTGAGGGTTCAGTATTTGAGGTTAACGTTTTGGTGGCAATGGGAGTTTATGCCCTGCTGACGTGGTTGGTGGTTCGATTGATTTGGCTCATTTGGAACTGA
- a CDS encoding S8 family serine peptidase, translated as MSKKLAWLMGGLTAVVAVAPAMALPTSVGEEGIDALRLQANPYNLTGRKIGIGQVEVGRPGKFGVDKAFSSIRAIAVEGVFHRDEPAKADTFVDAHAAMVATVMVSADKTLRGVAPDARLYASAVGSIRGSGQPQECLSAQHVALQNSGDVRAINFSFGEPLQRDTRENPELDGNALLTQCVDWSARVHNTLYVIAGNQGNGGIPIPTDNYNGITVASTMRRGGEFAKLDFSNLSDLPEGIGRSLIAREINVGARRSISLVAPGNNIAVYNLEGQRISVTGTSFAAPHVTASVALLQEYGDRALKKADPNWSADSRRSEVMKAILLNGVDKIKDSGDGQKLGMERTILDKENLTWLDGDAYSNAQIPLDIEMGTGQLNAFRAYQQFSAGQWDATQPIPAIGWDYGTVDDSSYQDYILEAPLQGGSHASITLTWQRLVELNDRNGNEQFDVGEDFRDRGLNNLDIYLMSADSDNPSESACSSVSTVDSIEHIFCPVPATGQYKIRVQYRDRANEETQPYALAWWTVPASPTE; from the coding sequence ATGAGTAAAAAATTGGCATGGTTGATGGGCGGTTTGACGGCTGTTGTGGCGGTTGCACCTGCTATGGCGCTACCCACTTCGGTGGGAGAGGAAGGAATCGACGCGCTGCGCTTGCAAGCAAATCCCTATAATTTAACCGGGCGAAAAATTGGCATCGGTCAAGTGGAAGTGGGAAGACCGGGAAAATTTGGCGTAGATAAAGCATTTTCTAGTATTCGCGCGATCGCGGTGGAAGGAGTTTTTCACCGAGACGAACCCGCAAAAGCCGATACCTTCGTAGACGCGCACGCAGCAATGGTGGCAACAGTGATGGTCAGTGCAGACAAAACCCTGCGGGGGGTTGCACCGGACGCAAGACTTTACGCCTCAGCAGTGGGTTCGATTCGCGGTAGCGGACAGCCCCAGGAATGCCTTTCCGCACAACACGTTGCGCTGCAAAATAGCGGGGACGTGCGCGCCATTAATTTCAGTTTTGGGGAACCGCTTCAGCGCGATACGCGGGAAAACCCAGAACTTGATGGCAATGCGCTGCTTACCCAATGCGTGGATTGGTCGGCGCGGGTTCACAACACTCTCTACGTCATTGCCGGAAACCAAGGGAATGGCGGAATTCCCATTCCCACAGATAATTACAACGGAATCACTGTCGCCTCTACGATGCGTCGGGGTGGTGAGTTTGCCAAGTTAGATTTTTCCAACTTAAGCGATCTCCCGGAGGGCATTGGCAGAAGTTTGATTGCTCGCGAAATTAATGTGGGAGCGCGGCGTTCCATTAGTTTAGTGGCTCCGGGGAATAACATTGCGGTTTATAACCTTGAAGGTCAACGAATTTCCGTGACGGGAACGAGTTTTGCCGCACCCCACGTTACTGCTTCTGTGGCGCTGTTACAGGAATATGGCGATCGCGCGCTCAAAAAAGCCGATCCCAATTGGAGTGCCGATTCCCGGCGCAGCGAGGTGATGAAGGCGATTTTATTGAACGGGGTGGATAAGATTAAGGATTCTGGAGACGGACAAAAGTTGGGAATGGAACGCACGATCCTTGATAAAGAAAACCTGACTTGGTTGGATGGAGACGCTTACAGCAATGCTCAAATTCCCCTGGATATTGAGATGGGGACGGGACAACTCAATGCATTTCGGGCATACCAGCAGTTTAGTGCGGGACAGTGGGATGCGACGCAACCGATTCCAGCCATTGGGTGGGACTACGGAACGGTGGATGATTCGTCCTACCAAGATTACATTCTCGAAGCACCGTTGCAGGGGGGAAGTCATGCGTCGATTACCCTGACGTGGCAGCGTTTGGTGGAACTCAACGATCGGAATGGTAACGAGCAGTTTGATGTGGGAGAGGATTTCCGCGATCGCGGACTGAATAATCTCGACATCTATCTCATGAGTGCCGACAGCGACAATCCTAGTGAGAGTGCCTGTTCCTCCGTTAGCACTGTCGATAGCATCGAACATATTTTTTGCCCCGTTCCCGCCACCGGACAGTATAAAATCCGAGTGCAATACCGCGATCGCGCAAACGAAGAAACGCAACCTTACGCCCTTGCTTGGTGGACGGTTCCCGCTTCCCCTACCGAGTAG